DNA from Coffea arabica cultivar ET-39 chromosome 10c, Coffea Arabica ET-39 HiFi, whole genome shotgun sequence:
TCATGCATATTATATTGGCAATGCTGGTATATCCCCCATAACAGATGCAAGAAATCAAGCTGGATCCCTGCCATATCAACTCACAGTAACAAAGGCCACCTTCATTAAAGCAGCAACCAAcgcaaaaaaaaatacaatttgaAGATCATTTCCCCATTACTACATTCTGGCAGCTTGACAAATACAAAAATAGTGATGTTGATAGATTTAGTAGTGCTTCCCTTCCTCAACTTACAATTACATATAAATAAACTATATATTTTCACATTAACTATGTTACACAAATTATATTTCACTTACTCAATATTTCACTGCAGATATCCTCTGCGCTATTATACAAGGATTCCCAGAAACAATCATACCAACTGCTAGAGGACCTCGAACAATTCGGAGATTTGTTGCTGTCAACCCAGAGTATGATttccatttaatttttttttcgaatTTTATACTCATCTAAACAGATATCATATATTAAAAATGCATATATTcctgtatatatatttatcttCATTAAGATTATCATATATATTATTGGTGCAGATGCAGACCAATGATTTTCACCATGTGGGAGCCATTCGTCTATATTGAAGGAATTCAACTGATGAACATGATTCACACACATCCAGTGATACTGATTATCAGACCAAAGATCACAGCATTTCATGGTAAATCCTCTATGGCCCAAACAAACATATATTTTTCTTATCAGATGCTCATCTATATACATTGACTcaatacattattattttttacttttcacATACTCATTTACCTGGATTATTGAAGCAATTGATATCACTACAAGACCGAATACTACCATAGTTCTTGATCCCCCACTTCAGCAGGCAGCCACAATGAAAATCTGGTATGAATAATTACAGCACCCTCTAGCACTAAGATTGATCTACCCATAAAAAAATATCCATATAAGTCAATATtctaactcttagcctatattACAGGATCGATGAGAACAGATCATACATTCACAAAGTCATCAACGAGAAATTATATGAAAAGGACAAGCAGCAGCCAGTTGCACCACTTCAAACCCAAATACGGCCAATCTCACAGATCATTTCTTCCACACCACAGGTACACCTCATTTCTCAGTCAAGTTGCATTTTAATGCCTGATCCACATTGTTCCTATAACTTCACAATATCCCTCATCTATCATTATATTTATTTCTCTCATACTCATTACACCTCCAGTATAtcaacatttcatataacacatATTTGTATTCCCTTTTTACATTCTCAAATATTTCCCTTATCCTTTAGAAACTTATGCATTATCATTTCAAACTCCTACGACAACAGATGAAACATTTCTGGATCAAGGGAATGCCATTAATAGTGAATCTCAACCAACGCTTTTTCTCTCCTACTTGTCCTACTTGCAACAAGTCTACTGGCGCTTTGATGGATATGGAATTTGATTGTAACTTTTGTGATTCCAAAAACAAAATTCCAAGACCAAAGTAAGTGTTCGATTTCATATATCTGTACAGTAATTACAATTTTTTTGCCAAGTAAAAATTTTAAACTCTCTGTTCCTAATACTTCAACAGAGCCAAAGTCCAGCTCAATATCACGGATGATACTGGTTTCCTATCAATCACAGCAGAGGACAAGCATGCTGAAACATTACTTGGATTCACTGGTTTAGAAATCTACGAAAGATACCTCAAGGTACTGAATTGAACTTACCTTCATAAAAAGGTAATATATAATACATGCATATTCATAGCTTTTTAACATTTACTATGAATATATATTACAGCAAGATCCAATTCCCATTCAGCACATCAATCAAGAATTACAGAGGCAAACACTACTTTGCGAAGTCAGATCATACTGCCCATCTCAAAGACATTACATGCCACTCTACTTTTTAACAGCATTCATCCCAGAAGAATTAGCAGGTGAAACTC
Protein-coding regions in this window:
- the LOC140016057 gene encoding replication protein A 70 kDa DNA-binding subunit B-like yields the protein MIFTMWEPFVYIEGIQLMNMIHTHPVILIIRPKITAFHAIDITTRPNTTIVLDPPLQQAATMKIWIDENRSYIHKVINEKLYEKDKQQPVAPLQTQIRPISQIISSTPQMKHFWIKGMPLIVNLNQRFFSPTCPTCNKSTGALMDMEFDCNFCDSKNKIPRPKAKVQLNITDDTGFLSITAEDKHAETLLGFTGLEIYERYLKQDPIPIQHINQELQRQTLLCEVRSYCPSQRHYMPLYFLTAFIPEELAGETLSDQLAQATPPTLLTGPTSALSNTAEETVSDTNVTEIPASSTSLLAEMSSSVKRNLEPDFSQVTKHKKLD